One window of the Natronomonas marina genome contains the following:
- a CDS encoding TATA-box-binding protein — MQDPKETINIENVVASTGIGQELDLQSVAMDLEGADYDPEQFPGLVYRTQEPKSAALIFRSGKIVCTGAKSTDDVHESLRIVFDKLRDLEIQVDEDPEIVVQNIVTSADLGRNLNLNAIAIGLGLENIEYEPEQFPGLVYRLDEPDVVALLFGSGKLVITGGKKPEDAKEAVDKIVSRLEELGLLDG, encoded by the coding sequence ATGCAGGACCCCAAGGAGACCATCAACATCGAGAACGTCGTCGCCTCGACGGGGATCGGACAGGAACTCGACCTACAGAGCGTCGCCATGGACCTCGAGGGTGCGGACTACGACCCCGAGCAGTTCCCCGGCCTCGTCTACCGGACGCAGGAACCCAAGTCGGCCGCGCTCATCTTCCGCTCCGGCAAGATCGTCTGTACCGGCGCCAAGTCCACCGACGACGTCCACGAGTCGCTCCGTATCGTCTTCGACAAGCTACGCGACCTCGAGATCCAGGTCGACGAGGACCCCGAAATCGTCGTCCAGAACATCGTCACCTCGGCGGACCTGGGCCGGAACCTCAATCTGAACGCCATCGCCATCGGCCTCGGTCTGGAGAACATCGAGTACGAACCCGAGCAGTTCCCCGGTCTCGTCTACCGGCTGGACGAACCCGACGTCGTCGCGCTGCTGTTCGGCTCCGGGAAACTCGTCATCACCGGCGGCAAGAAGCCCGAGGACGCCAAGGAGGCCGTCGACAAGATCGTCTCCCGCCTCGAGGAACTCGGCCTGCTCGACGGGTAG
- a CDS encoding CBS domain-containing protein encodes MDSDNDRQVEDVMTPSVATIASDATVSEAATAMHERNISSLLVPGGETGIITSTDVIGAVAEGRDPERTHVADLMTSPVESINVGMRLEEVAAMMTNYGINHLPVRDTDGDYVGIVSSTDLRESIASRSAEQ; translated from the coding sequence ATGGACAGTGATAACGACCGCCAGGTGGAGGACGTGATGACGCCCTCGGTGGCGACGATAGCCAGCGACGCGACGGTCAGCGAGGCGGCGACCGCCATGCACGAGCGGAACATCAGTTCCCTGCTGGTGCCGGGCGGCGAGACCGGCATCATCACGAGCACCGACGTCATCGGGGCGGTCGCGGAGGGGCGCGACCCCGAACGGACCCACGTCGCCGACCTGATGACGTCGCCCGTCGAGTCGATAAACGTCGGCATGCGGCTCGAGGAGGTCGCTGCGATGATGACCAACTACGGCATCAACCACCTCCCGGTCCGGGACACCGACGGCGACTACGTCGGCATCGTCTCCTCGACCGACCTCAGGGAGAGCATCGCCAGCCGCTCGGCCGAGCAGTAG
- a CDS encoding DUF7473 family protein → MVPLQAEIVGGGPLALVVTFLVATAFSAVTLHLAALWVLGDEPHQHAVKAAPVPVLIAMLFSQYSPALIAPFAFVGAVAAVRYAYGLTTRGAALVSVFYFAISTIFAFAFANLFLV, encoded by the coding sequence ATGGTCCCGTTGCAGGCAGAAATCGTCGGCGGCGGCCCGCTCGCGCTCGTCGTCACGTTCCTCGTGGCGACGGCTTTTTCGGCCGTCACCCTCCACCTCGCCGCGCTTTGGGTGCTCGGCGACGAGCCACACCAGCACGCCGTCAAGGCCGCACCCGTCCCCGTCCTCATCGCGATGCTGTTCAGCCAGTACAGCCCCGCACTCATCGCTCCCTTCGCCTTCGTCGGCGCCGTCGCCGCCGTCCGGTACGCCTACGGGCTGACGACCCGTGGCGCGGCGCTGGTCTCGGTGTTCTACTTCGCCATCAGCACCATCTTCGCCTTCGCGTTCGCCAACCTCTTTCTCGTGTAG
- a CDS encoding methyltransferase domain-containing protein has product MYLLELAGDDDAFARREAASRGSGVEALAPGLATARGVRRPETLAYTRRVCRLVGTCESTVEDAVALLSAASIDHPPADTVAVRARDVRGVSGVDTQAAERRLGSVLVDRGFAVDLDDPDHTLVALFSETAALGWLETETARGFGARRPTDRPFFQPGSMAPMDARALANVAGAGPGARILDPMCGTGGILVEAGLVGASVVGVDAQAKMAAGARRNLAHYLDGGFEVCRGDATRLPFEADAFDGVVVDAPYGRQSKVESDSLVALVEGALTEARRVAPRAVLVGDRPWNGASEAAGWTVTARFDRRVHGSLTRFVHVLE; this is encoded by the coding sequence GTGTACCTGCTGGAGCTGGCCGGCGACGACGACGCCTTCGCGCGCCGGGAGGCCGCCAGTCGCGGCTCCGGCGTCGAGGCGCTCGCGCCGGGGCTGGCGACGGCTCGCGGTGTCCGCCGGCCGGAGACGCTGGCCTACACCCGGCGGGTCTGCCGGCTGGTCGGCACCTGCGAGTCGACCGTCGAGGACGCGGTCGCGCTGCTGTCGGCGGCGTCGATCGACCACCCGCCGGCGGACACCGTCGCCGTTCGCGCCCGCGACGTCCGGGGAGTTTCCGGCGTCGACACGCAGGCCGCCGAGCGCCGACTCGGGTCGGTCCTCGTCGACCGCGGCTTCGCCGTCGACCTCGACGACCCCGACCACACGCTCGTCGCGCTGTTCTCCGAGACGGCGGCGCTGGGGTGGCTGGAGACCGAGACCGCTCGCGGATTCGGTGCCAGACGACCGACCGACAGGCCGTTCTTCCAGCCGGGGAGCATGGCCCCGATGGACGCGCGGGCCCTCGCCAACGTCGCCGGGGCCGGCCCCGGTGCGCGGATTCTGGACCCGATGTGCGGCACCGGCGGCATCCTCGTCGAGGCCGGCCTCGTGGGCGCCTCGGTCGTCGGCGTCGACGCGCAGGCGAAGATGGCCGCGGGCGCCCGCCGGAACCTCGCCCACTATCTCGACGGCGGCTTCGAGGTCTGTCGCGGCGACGCGACCCGGCTCCCCTTCGAAGCCGACGCCTTCGACGGCGTCGTCGTCGACGCGCCCTACGGCCGCCAGTCGAAGGTCGAGAGCGACTCCCTGGTGGCGCTCGTCGAGGGCGCCCTGACCGAGGCCCGCCGCGTCGCGCCGCGGGCCGTCCTCGTCGGCGACCGGCCCTGGAACGGGGCCAGCGAGGCCGCCGGCTGGACCGTCACCGCGCGGTTCGACCGCCGGGTCCACGGCTCGTTGACCCGGTTCGTCCACGTCCTGGAGTAG
- a CDS encoding AAA family ATPase produces MDAPLWTETHAPTLSELPQPEAREGLQRAVEEPMNLVVYGPRGAGKTAAVRALAAATHADPDNDFVELNVADFFDRTKKEIRSDPRFSQFLEGRSKLSKRDMISHVLKEQASYQPVSGDFRTVLLDNAEAIREDFQQALRRVMEQHYEATQFVIATRQPSKLIPPIESRCFPIPMRAPTHAETVEVLQRVVDREGVDHDADGLEYVAGYGDGDLRKALLGAQMAAEAAGEVTMTAAYEALGDVGMADELEAMLEAADAGEFADARDGLDELLYDEGFEGEEVLRELLETARGRYDGEELARLYRLAGEVDFEMSEGNGDRVHIGRLLAELGR; encoded by the coding sequence ATGGACGCGCCGCTGTGGACGGAGACCCACGCCCCCACGCTGTCGGAGTTGCCACAGCCGGAGGCCCGCGAGGGCCTCCAGCGCGCCGTCGAGGAGCCGATGAACCTCGTCGTCTACGGCCCCCGCGGCGCCGGCAAGACGGCCGCCGTCCGGGCGCTCGCGGCGGCGACCCACGCCGACCCCGACAACGACTTCGTGGAGTTGAACGTCGCGGACTTCTTCGACCGGACGAAGAAGGAGATCCGGTCCGATCCTCGGTTCTCGCAGTTCCTCGAGGGCCGCTCGAAGCTCTCGAAGCGCGACATGATAAGCCACGTCCTGAAGGAACAGGCCTCCTACCAGCCGGTCTCCGGGGATTTCCGGACGGTCCTTTTGGACAACGCCGAGGCCATCCGCGAGGACTTCCAGCAGGCGCTGCGCCGCGTCATGGAGCAACACTACGAGGCGACGCAGTTCGTCATCGCGACGCGGCAGCCCTCGAAGCTCATCCCGCCCATCGAGTCGCGCTGCTTCCCCATCCCGATGCGGGCGCCGACCCACGCCGAGACCGTCGAGGTCCTCCAGCGGGTCGTCGACCGGGAGGGCGTCGACCACGACGCCGACGGCCTCGAGTACGTCGCCGGCTACGGCGACGGAGACCTCCGGAAGGCGCTCCTGGGCGCACAGATGGCCGCCGAAGCCGCCGGCGAGGTGACGATGACGGCGGCCTACGAGGCGCTGGGCGACGTCGGGATGGCCGACGAACTGGAGGCGATGCTCGAGGCCGCCGACGCCGGCGAGTTCGCCGACGCCCGCGACGGTCTCGACGAACTGCTCTACGACGAGGGCTTCGAGGGCGAGGAGGTGCTGCGGGAACTGCTGGAGACCGCCCGCGGCCGCTACGACGGCGAGGAACTCGCCCGTCTCTATCGGCTGGCCGGCGAGGTCGACTTCGAGATGTCGGAGGGCAACGGCGACCGGGTCCACATCGGTCGCCTCCTGGCCGAACTCGGGCGATAG